In a single window of the Saccharothrix australiensis genome:
- a CDS encoding universal stress protein — MSTNPIVVGVDGTPAGERGLGWAMDEAVLRRAPPHVVNAYAYEPLAAWTMTTQQQARARSAELIEEAPATASAGRSELPEVVRLPVRGPAAPGSARHSWPASPIPTFAIPRSSGPSTSSPTAPISWSTAREPGP, encoded by the coding sequence ATGAGCACGAATCCGATCGTGGTCGGCGTCGACGGCACCCCTGCGGGTGAACGCGGGTTGGGGTGGGCGATGGACGAGGCGGTACTACGACGGGCCCCGCCGCACGTGGTCAACGCCTACGCCTACGAGCCGCTGGCCGCCTGGACGATGACGACCCAGCAGCAGGCCCGCGCCCGCTCGGCGGAGCTGATCGAGGAAGCGCCGGCCACCGCCTCGGCGGGGCGGTCGGAGCTGCCCGAGGTCGTCCGGCTGCCGGTGCGCGGCCCCGCCGCTCCCGGTTCAGCCAGGCACTCGTGGCCGGCATCACCGATCCCGACCTTCGCGATCCCCCGCTCATCGGGGCCGTCGACCAGTTCGCCGACAGCACCGATCTCCTGGTCGACCGCACGCGAACCCGGACCGTGA
- a CDS encoding universal stress protein, with protein MSAPIVVGVDGSASAVTAVAWAAGEAARLRVPLRLVHAYRLPAQGYPELVVSGAEVRQAFEQQGWQWLEEAAEAARAAVPGVEVGTAVVVDRPAAALVAESRRARMVVLGSQGLGGFSGLLVGSVAVAVCAHGGCPVVVVRRPAADGPVVVGVDGSPVSEQAVAFAFEEASLRDAPLTAVLAWTDFPVDSAYGSRFTVDWSRVEDEQRRVLAERLAGWQEKYPDVRVDRVVVRDRPVRALLAAADGARLLVVGSHGHGGFGGVLLGSTSQALVYHAPCPLAVVRPRRGRP; from the coding sequence ATGAGTGCCCCGATCGTGGTCGGAGTGGACGGTTCGGCGTCGGCGGTGACGGCCGTGGCGTGGGCCGCCGGGGAAGCCGCCCGGCTCCGCGTGCCGCTCCGGCTCGTGCACGCCTACCGGCTGCCCGCCCAGGGCTACCCGGAGCTGGTGGTCTCCGGTGCCGAGGTGCGGCAGGCGTTCGAGCAGCAGGGGTGGCAGTGGCTGGAGGAGGCCGCCGAGGCCGCCCGCGCCGCCGTGCCCGGGGTCGAGGTCGGGACGGCGGTCGTGGTCGACCGGCCCGCTGCCGCGCTCGTCGCCGAGAGCCGGCGAGCCCGGATGGTCGTGCTCGGCTCGCAGGGGCTGGGCGGGTTCTCCGGGCTGCTGGTCGGCTCGGTGGCGGTCGCGGTCTGCGCGCACGGCGGCTGCCCGGTGGTCGTGGTCCGCCGGCCGGCGGCGGACGGCCCGGTGGTGGTCGGGGTGGACGGCTCGCCGGTCAGCGAGCAGGCCGTGGCGTTCGCCTTCGAGGAGGCGTCCCTGCGCGACGCCCCGCTGACCGCGGTGCTCGCGTGGACGGACTTCCCGGTCGACAGCGCCTACGGTTCCCGCTTCACCGTGGACTGGTCGCGGGTCGAGGACGAGCAGCGGCGCGTCCTCGCCGAACGCCTGGCCGGTTGGCAGGAGAAGTACCCCGACGTGCGGGTCGACCGGGTCGTGGTGCGCGACCGCCCCGTGCGCGCCCTGCTCGCCGCCGCCGACGGCGCCCGGCTGCTGGTCGTGGGCAGCCACGGCCACGGCGGCTTCGGCGGGGTGCTGCTGGGCTCCACCAGCCAGGCCCTGGTCTACCACGCCCCGTGCCCGCTGGCGGTGGTCCGGCCCCGGCGGGGCCGGCCGTGA